The Deltaproteobacteria bacterium GWC2_65_14 genome contains the following window.
TCGGGGAGATGGCGTCGTAGAAGTAGAGCCCCTCTCCGCCGAGGAAGGATGCGATGTCCCGGGAAAGGGCCTCCGGGGGGAGGGGGCCGCAGGCGACCAGGACGAGCGGTCCGTCCGGAATCGAGGGGACCTCGTGTTCGTGGATGCGGATATTCCCCCGGGAGCGGACCGCCCCGGTCACCGCGCGGGCGAAGAGCTCCCGGTCCACGGCAAGCGCCTTCCCTGCCGGTACCCGGACCCGGTCCGCGAGGAGCAGCAGGTTGGAGCCGAACGCCCGCAGCTCCGCCTTGAGCAGTCCCTTGCCGGTGTTTGGGGCGTCGGCCCCCAGGGAGTTGCTGCAGACCAGCTCGGCGAACCACCCGGTGGTGTGGGCGGGGGAGGAGACGGCGGGGCGCATCTCGTGGAGGTCGACCTCCGCGCCGGCCGCGGAGAGGACCAGCGCGGCCTCGGAGCCGGCCAGGCCGGCGCCGACGATGATCGCCCGGGGAGGAGTCATGCCGTTCTCAGGAAGGCCCGGCGCCGCCGTCGACCTTGTGGAGCGGGAGAAACACCGTGAAGGTGCTGCCGCGGCCCGGGGTGGAGCGGACCTCGATGAACCCCTTGTGGAACTGGACGATCCTCTGCGAAATCGCCAGCCCGAGCCCGGTCCCCCCCTCCTTCGAGGTGAAGAAGGGGTTGAAGATCTTCCCGAGGGCGCCGGGGGCGATTCCCGTCCCCGTGTCGGTCACGGAAAGGACCACGTGCGGTTCGCGGTGGCGGAGCTGGGAATGGAGTTCGAGCCGGACCCTGCCGCCGCGGGAAGTCGCCTGGACGGCGTTGCGGACCAGGTTCCAGATCACCTGCCGCAACAGCTCCGCGTCCCCCTCCACGTGGAGAGGGTCTGCGGAGGGAGGCTCGACCTCCACGCCGGCATCCCGGGCATCCCCCGCCGACACCGCCTCCACGATCTCCCGGGAAAGCTCCGCCATGTCGACCGGTCCCACGTCCCGGAGGGCGGGGCGGGTATAGGCGAGAAACCCCGAGATCAGGTTGTTCAGCCGCGCGCTCTCCCGCCCGATGATGTCGAGCAGAGGTTTCGAGCCCTCCGGGATCTCCGGGATCTCCCGCAGCATCTGGGAGGAGCCGGCGATCGACGCGAGGGGATTCCGGATCTCGTGGGCGAGGCCTGCCGCCATCTCTCCCACCACCGCGAGCCGGTCGGCGATCCGGACCCGCTCCTCCATCTGCTTCACGGGACTCAGGTCCTGAAAGATGACGACGTTCCCGATCCAGGTCCCCTCCGCATCCTTCATCGGGGAGACGGAGAATCCGAGGAAGATCTCCGTGCCGTCCGCGCGCCGAAACGGGATCTCCGGGCGGGGAAGCCGGGACTCCGCCAGGGAACTGTCCAGGTCCACCCCGCCCAGCACCTCGGAAAGGGGCCTGCCGGAGACCTCCTCCTTGGAGACCCCCAGGATGCCGCAGGCAGTGTCGTTGATCAGGTTCACACGCCCGTTCGTGTCCCCGGTCAGGATCCCCGAAGGAATGTTCTCGATGACATACTTGTGAAACCGTTCCAGCTCCTGGAGGACATCCTCCCGCTCCCGTATCCGGATCCGGGAGCTCCGGATGTCCTCCCCCAGGATTCCCGAGAGGACTCCCGTCAGCAGAAACCCGATGGAGTTCGTGAGGATCGGGCGAAGGATCTGCCCGGAGGCGATCCCGACATTCTCGAAGCCGGGGGGGACGATGACCCCCTTCATCTGGAGGTACAGCAGCGTCCCGTAGGCGGCCGAGGAGAGGAAGGCCCAGAGCAGCGCCCCCCTCAGGAACATCTCCAGGCTTCCCAGCAGGATGACGATGATGTACATGAAGGCGAAGACGCTTTCGTACATGCCGGTGGCGAACACGATGATCGAGACGAAGGAGACGTCCACGAGGGCCTGGAGGAAGAGAAAGGGGGTCGAGAGGTCCCCGCTCCCCCAGATGGCGTAGCGGGCGAGGAGCCACCCGTAGGAAAGGACGACCGCCGCGTAGAGGAACTGGAAACCCCCGGGGAGGATCAGCTCGGGCTCCCGGAAGTGGACGGACACCGCGGAGGCCAGCAGGGCGAAAGTGATCCCGCTGCGGAGCAGGAGAAGGTTCCGCCCCGTCCCCTCGTTCCCCCGCCGTGCCGGCCGGGGGTACGAACCGGCCGCTGTCTGCCCGCTCCGGGTGTGCGCTTCCATCCCCGCGCCGCGGGATCCGCCGATCACCCCCCGACGACGCCGGCCAGCTTGAAGATCGGCAGGTACATCGCGACGACCAGCCCCCCGATGACCACCCCCAGGAAGACCATGAGCATCGGCTCGAGGAGGGCGGTGAGCGCTCCCACCGCCGCATCCACCTCGTCGTCGTAGAAGTCGGCGATCTTGTTCAGCATCGTGTCGAGGGCGCCCGTCGCCTCGCCCACCGCGACCATCTGGGTCACCATCGCCGGGAACACCTTGCTCTCCGCCAGCGGCTCCGCGATCGTCTTCCCCTCGCTGATGCTCTGCCGGGCCTTCAGGATCGCCTCCTCGATGACCTTGTTCCCCGCCGACCTGGCCACGATGTCCATGCTCTCGAGGATCGGAACCCCGCTGGCCACCATCGTCCCCAGCGTCCGGGAGAACCGCGCCACGGAGATCCTCTGGATGAGGCTGCCGAAGATCGGCGCCCGCAGAAGGATCCCGTCGATCCGCCGCCGGCCGGTCTCCTTCCCGTAGTACCACCGGATGCCCAGGACACCCGCCACCACCGCGGCCAGGAGGACGAGAAAGTATTTCCGCGTATACACGCTCAGCGCCAGGACGAAGACGGTCGGGCCCGGGAGATCCTGCCCGAAGTCGTCGAACATCTTCCCGAAGATCGGGATCACGTACAGGAGCAGCACGAGGGTGACCACCAGGGCTACCGCAACGATGGTGGAGGGATACACCATCGCCCCCTTGACCTGCTTGGCCAGCTTCATCGCCTTTTCGATGTAGGCGGCCAACCGGGAGAGGATCGTGTCGAGGATCCCGCCGACCTCCCCCGCGGCGACGAGGTTCACGAAGAGGTCGTCGAAGGCCTTCGGGTGCTTCTTCAGCGCGTCGGCGAAGGTGGACCCGGCCTCGACATCCTCCTTCACCCGGAGGATGATCTTCTTGAAGGCCTCGTTCTCCTGCTGCATCCCCAGGATGTCGAGGCACTGGACGAGCGGGAGGCCCGCGTCGATCATCGTGGCGAACTGCCGGGTGAAGATCGCCAGCTCCTTCCGGGAGACCTTCGTCCGGAACCCCGGAATCTTGATCGCCAGGTCCCTCGCCTTCGCCTTGATCTTGACGGGAACGATCTGCTGGCGTCTCAGCTGGGCGACGACGAACGCCTCGTTGGGAGCCTCGAGCTCCCCCGTCATCGTGCTTCCCCCGCGGGTCT
Protein-coding sequences here:
- a CDS encoding pilus assembly protein PilC — encoded protein: MPRFVWEGKTRGGSTMTGELEAPNEAFVVAQLRRQQIVPVKIKAKARDLAIKIPGFRTKVSRKELAIFTRQFATMIDAGLPLVQCLDILGMQQENEAFKKIILRVKEDVEAGSTFADALKKHPKAFDDLFVNLVAAGEVGGILDTILSRLAAYIEKAMKLAKQVKGAMVYPSTIVAVALVVTLVLLLYVIPIFGKMFDDFGQDLPGPTVFVLALSVYTRKYFLVLLAAVVAGVLGIRWYYGKETGRRRIDGILLRAPIFGSLIQRISVARFSRTLGTMVASGVPILESMDIVARSAGNKVIEEAILKARQSISEGKTIAEPLAESKVFPAMVTQMVAVGEATGALDTMLNKIADFYDDEVDAAVGALTALLEPMLMVFLGVVIGGLVVAMYLPIFKLAGVVGG